The following are encoded together in the Jaculus jaculus isolate mJacJac1 chromosome 3, mJacJac1.mat.Y.cur, whole genome shotgun sequence genome:
- the LOC101613587 gene encoding LOW QUALITY PROTEIN: olfactory receptor 149-like (The sequence of the model RefSeq protein was modified relative to this genomic sequence to represent the inferred CDS: deleted 1 base in 1 codon; substituted 1 base at 1 genomic stop codon) — protein MKNLSVVTEFILLGIPNTKGLEIMLFIPFLSFYIFTLMGNLLILLAIVSSTRLHTPMYFFLCKLSICDMFFPSVSSPKMLLYLSGNSPAISYAGCVSQLFFYHFLGCTKCFLYMVMTYDRFVAICYPLHYSVIMSHRICAILATGTXFFGCIQATFLTTLTFQLPYCGPNEVDYYFCDIPVMLKLACADTSALEMVGFISVGLMPLSCFLLILTSYSCIVCSILQIRSAEGRRRAFSTCSAHLMAILLFYMPVVLRYLRPTPSPSLDTTVHVLNNLVTPMLNPLIYNLRNKEVKSSLWRVLHQPNFLPEQL, from the exons ATGAAGAATCTCTCAGTGGTTACTGAGTTTATCCTGCTGGGCATCCCAAACACCAAGGGTCTGGAGATCATGCTCTTCATCCCGTTCCTGTCTTTCTACATCTTTACTCTTATGGGGAACCTGCTCATACTCCTTGCAATTGTCTCTTCCACTCGGCTTCACactcccatgtacttcttcctatGCAAGCTGTCCATTTGTGACATGTTTTTCCCTTCTGTGAGTTCTCCCAAGATGCTGCTCTACCTCTCAGGA AACAGCCCAGCCATCTCCTATGCCGGCTGTGTGTCCCAGCTCTTCTTCTACCACTTCCTGGGCTGCACTAAGTGTTTCTTGTACATGGTGATGACCTATGACCGCTTTGTGGCCATATGTTACCCTCTACACTATTCAGTAATCATGAGTCACAGAATATGTGCAATCCTGGCCACAGGGACATAATTTTTTGGCTGCATTCAGGCCACATTTCTAACTACTCTCACCTTCCAGTTGCCCTACTGTGGCCCCAATGAGGTGGATTATTACTTCTGTGACATCCCAGTGATGCTGAAGCTGGCTTGTGCAGATACATCAGCCCTGGAGATGGTTGGGTTCATCAGTGTAGGCCTCATGCCCCTCAGctgcttcctcctcatcctcacctcctACAGCTGCATCGTCTGCTCCATCCTGCAGATCCGCTCTGCTGAGGGCCGACGCAGAGCCTTCTCCACCTGCAGCGCCCACCTCATGGCCATCCTGCTCTTCTACATGCCAGTTGTCCTTAGATACCTAAGGCCAACCCCCAGCCCATCATTGGATACAACAGTTCATGTCCTGAATAATTTGGTAACCCCTATGTTGAACCCTTTGATATATAATCTGAGGAATAAAGAGGTGAAATCATCACTGTGGAGGGTCTTACATCAGCCCAATTTTCTTCCTGAGCAGTTGTAA